One segment of Brassica napus cultivar Da-Ae chromosome C3, Da-Ae, whole genome shotgun sequence DNA contains the following:
- the LOC106390423 gene encoding alanine--glyoxylate aminotransferase 2 homolog 1, mitochondrial-like yields MALQRQLLKRVVDRASTSSRIHSPAITFLRSDYSTSSPPQLPPFDYQARPYNGPSADEVFQRRKKFLGPSRFHFYQKPLNIVEGKMQYLFDETGRRYLDAFAGIVTVSCGHCHPDILNAINEQSKLLQHATTIYLHHAIGDFAEALAAKMPGNLKVVYFVNSGSEANELAMMMARLYTGSLEMISLRNAYHGGSSNTIGLTALNTWKYPLPQGEIHHVVNPDPYRGVFGSDGSMYAKDVQDHIDYGTSGKVAGFIAETIQGVGGAVELAPGYLKSVYDIVRKAGGVCIADEVQTGFGRTGSHYWGFQTQDVVPDIVTMAKGIGNGLPLGAVVTTPEIASVLATKIQFNTFGGNPVCSAGGLAVLNVIDKERRQTHCAEVGSHLIQRLKGLQKKHDIIGDVRGRGLMVGIELVTDRQDKAPAKAETAVLFEQLRELGILVGKGGLHGNVFRIKPPMCFTKDDADFLVDALDYSISRL; encoded by the exons ATGGCTTTACAGAGGCAACTGCTCAAGAGAGTCGTAGATCGAGCTTCAACTTCCTCCCGGATCCATTCCCCTGCGATCACCTTCCTCCGCTCTGATTACTCCACCTCTTCTCCGCCGCAGCTTCCACCGTTTGATTACCAGGCGCGGCCGTATAATGGTCCTTCCGCAGATGAAGTCTTCCAgagacggaagaagtttctcggACCTTCTCGTTTCCATTTCTACCAAAAGCCT CTTAATATCGTGGAAGGGAAGATGCAGTACTTGTTTGATGAAACCGGTAGGCGATATCTCGACGCCTTTGCTGGAATAGTCACTGTCTCATGCGGTCACTGCCATCCCGACATACTCAACGCTATTAATGAACAAAGCAAGCTTCTTCAGCACGCAACAACCATATACCTACATCACGCCATTGGCGATTTCGCTGAAGCGTTAGCTGCCAAGATGCCTGGAAACCTAAAG GTTGTGTACTTTGTGAATTCTGGCTCAGAAGCTAATGAGTTAGCAATGATGATGGCTAGGCTTTACACTGGTAGCCTTGAGATGATTTCTTTGAGAAATGCTTATCATGGTGGAAGTTCTAATACTATTGGACTCACAGCTCTCAACACATGGAAGTACCCTTTACCACAG GGGGAGATACATCATGTAGTGAATCCAGATCCATACCGTGGAGTATTTGGTTCTGATGGTTCTATGTATGCTAAAGATGTCCAAGACCATATTGACTATGGCACTTCTGGCAAAGTGGCTGGATTTATTGCAGAGACCATCCAGG gGGTTGGAGGAGCTGTAGAATTAGCTCCTGGTTACCTAAAGTCGGTTTATGACATTGTACGCAAAGCTGGTGGTGTATGCATCGCTGATGAAGTCCAAACAGGTTTTGGTAGGACAGGAAGTCACTATTGGGGTTTTCAGACTCAAGATGTTGTTCCTGACATAGTCACAATGGCTAAG GGAATTGGAAATGGATTGCCGTTAGGAGCTGTGGTGACTACTCCAGAGATCGCCAGCGTTTTAGCTACAAAAATTCAGTTCAACACTTTTGGTGGGAATCCGGTGTGTTCAGCTGGTGGACTTGCAGTTCTAAACGTTATTGACAAGGAGAGACGACAAACACACTGTGCTGAAGTTGGTTCACACCTTATTCAACGTTTGAAAGGTCTTCAGAAAAAACATGATA TCATTGGAGATGTGAGAGGAAGAGGATTAATGGTTGGGATCGAGCTTGTGACTGACCGGCAGGACAAGGCACCAGCCAAGGCTGAAACAGCTGTCTTGTTTGAGCAACTTAGAG AACTTGGCATACTCGTTGGAAAAGGAGGGCTTCATGGAAATGTTTTCAGGATAAAGCCACCAATGTGTTTCACCAAAGACGATGCAG ATTTCTTGGTTGATGCATTGGACTATTCCATCTCCAGGTTGTGA